The window ACCAGCGAGGCCAGGCGCGATCGGACGTCGTCGGACGCGATGCGCATCCCCTGCCGGCTGCTAACGAAATCCAGGTCGTCCTCAAGGAAACGTAACGTTGCGCGGCGGGTGCCCCGCTTGAGGGACGAGAGCGCGCTGCGTGGCGCGGTCGTGAGCGGAGTGATCCACTGACCCACCAACTCCTCCAGCGACTCCGCTTCGGTCACCGCTTCCGCCAGCCCGAGTTCGTACGCACGTGTTCCGTCGATCGACTCTGCGCGGTACAGCATGTTTCGTGCAGTTCCCAGCCCGACCAGAGGGGCCAGCAGTGACATCGCGCCCATGCCGGGCAGCAGTCCGAGCCTGATCCAGGTCTCCTCGAATCTGGCTCCCGGCGTGACAAGTCGGCAGTCGCAGGCCAAGGCGAGATCGCAGCCCGCTCCGAGCGCCGCGCCGTTGACCGCGGCCACAATGGGAACCTCGGCATCAACGATCGCGCGAACAAGTCCCTGAAAGTGGCCATACACCCGGGTTGCGATCGCCTCAGGCGCAAGCTCGGTGAGCTCCGAGATCATGTTCCGGTCCGCACCTGAGCAGAACACCGTTCCCGCCCCCGTGAGCACGACAGCATGATTTACCGGGTCCTGGGCCGCAGACCCGATCGCGGCCGTGAGTTCCTGCACCATGGGGATGGTCAAGGCGTTTCGGCGCTCGGGTGCGTTGAGAGTCAGCGTGACGTACCCGTCGTGCTGGGCCGTGGTCACCTCGGACCGCGTGGTCATCGCCCGCTCCGACGTCGCGTGGCCTGGGCGGAGCCGGCAACCCTTCCGGTGTTCCCGGGCGCGCCGCGCGCTGAGGTCCACAAGTCAGGGGACGCAGGTGCTCCCGCACGTTCGGCCCGGTAGGCGCGGTACTCGCGCACGAACCTCTGGTAGTGGGTGGAGACGACGAGGATCCCACCGATTGCCGTGAGACAGAGTCCGCTGGCGGTCTCCGCCGACATGACCCGCAGTTGGAAGGACGGGTCCGGGTTACCGCTGACACGGAAGTACCCGATGCTCAGGAGCAGGAGGCCGATCCCCACGAGCACCCAGCCGATCATGCCGACGATTCCCAGCGACCTGACGGTGCGTGAGATCGGACCTTCACCTGTCGACGCCTGCTGGGCCGGACCCGACGCCTGCGAATAGTTACTCCTGGGCGGTTTGAACGCCATGTGCTTCTCCCGGTTCGACCAGTCCATCGCTAAGGCTCACGCAATCCGCGTTCTACGCAGCAACTCGCGGGCCACGATGACCCGTTGGATCTCCACGGTTCCTTGGATCATCTCGTAGGCTTTGACGTCCCGATAGATCCGGGAGATGGCGGACTCGTTCACGTATCCGTACGCACCGTGCACCTGCATCGCCTGCGAAGCGGCGCGCACTCCGGCCTGTGATGCGACGAGCTTGGCGGTGGCGGCCATGCAGACAAAATCGCTGTCCGCGGCCGGATCCAGGGAACTGTCCCGCATCGACGCGACGCGATACGTCAGCCACCGCGCGCTCTCGACCTGGGCGTGAACGTCGGCAATCAGCGCTTGCACCGTGGGGAACTTCTTCGCGATCGGCACGCCGCGATGCTCGCGCTGGAGTCCATAGGTCAGGCTGGCGTCCAGCGCTGCCCGTGCCATGCCGACGCACATCGCCGCACCGCGGACCTTCGCTTCGGACTCAACCGCGACGAGGACGGCCATGCCGTCACCGACATCGCCCACCGTGTTGTCCAGCGGCGCGGTGGCCGCCTGCAGCCACACTTCTCCTGTGTCCGCCCCACGAAGGCCAAGAAGGTCGCAGCGTGGGCCGGCCTGGTATCCCGCCTGGTCGGTTTCGACGACGATGGCCGTCAACCGTTCTCCCGTGCGGCAGAACACCACGGCGATGTCGGCGACGCTGGAATGGCTGATGAAGGTCTTGCCCCCGGTGATCACCCACTCGTCGCCGTTCTTCTCGGCGCATGTGGTGATCGCGGTCGGGTCGGAGCCGGTCGCCGGTTCGGTGAATGCCCAGCAGGCCTTGATCTCTCCTCGCACCAGGCGAGGGACGTAACGCTCCTGGAGGCTCCTGCTGCCGTGCGCCATGAGCGCGGAGGCGACCAGCACGTTCATGGCCGGCAGCAGCGCCACCGCAGCGGATCCTCGTGCGAGTTCCTCGATCATCAGAACGAAGTCGAGGAACGAACCGCCGTCACCGTCGACCTCAGGGGGAAAGGCCACGCCAGTGACCCCGAGCTTGCGAATGTCGTGCCACAAATCCGACGGCCAGGTGTTGTTGCTGTCGATGTCGCGTGCGACGGGCACGACACGATCGTCGACGAAGTCGCGAAAGGAGGCGCGCAACTGCTCCTGCTCGGTGGTGAGCGCGACCCCACTCATCAGGGAACCTCGGCCGCGGTCACGAACACTGGGACATCGACGTCGCCGACCCGCTCGTGTGACACCTCAACCCGACTGCCGACAGCCAGGCCGCTGATGTCACCAACGAACCGCGCGAACACGCGGGGACCGCCGTCGAGGTCGACCATGCCCATGGCGTACGGCACCCAGTCGCGGAACGCCGACGACGAGTTCTGGCGGATCACGGTGAACGTGTACACGGTCCCGCCGCCCGCGGTGCTTTCCCACGTGGTTCCGTCCGCATGACAGTAGGGACAGTGCGGACGCGGGTACCAGTGCGCCCGCCCGCATGAGACACACCGCTTGTAGGCGAACTCGCCCCGGGCCGCCGCCTCCCAGAACTCCCGCGATTCGGCATCGACTGCCGGGAGCACTCGCTTCACGTCTGCCACGTCAGGCCTCCACACTCAGGACGACCGCGGAGCACGCCGAGAGTTGCCCACCCGTGCCGTTGCACAGGGCGGTGGTCAACGGCCGTTCGACCTGCCACGGCCCAGCCGTCCGGCGTAGCTGCAGAACCGCTTCGATCAGGAGGAAGATGCCACGCATGCCCGGGTGGTTGGACGACAATCCGCCTCCGTCGGTGTTGGTCGGGAGAGAGCCGTCGTACCCGAGGCGACCGCCGGCGACGAAGTCACCGGCCTCGCCGGGCTTGCACAGGCCGAGTGCCTCCAGCGTCAACAGGACCGTGATGGTGTAGGAGTCGTAGACCTGGAGCAGGTCGATGTCCGCGATCTGAAGGCCGGCCATCTCGAGCGCCCGGTCGGACGCCCGCGCAGCCGGGGCCAGATAGGTCATGTCGTCCATCGCCACGATCGAGTCGTGCGAGAACGCGCTTGCGGCGCCCTTGACGTGGACGGGCGTGGCGGCGAGATCACGAGCTCGCGCCGCGCTGGTGATCACGACCGCGCCGCCGCCGTCGGTCACGACACAGCAATCGAGCATGTGGAGCGGATCCGCGATCAGGCGGGACGACAACACGTCGTCGACGGTGATCGGATCCCGATACATCGCGCCGGGGTTGCGTCCGGCGTTGCGCCGCATCGTCACCGCGACCTCGGCCAGCTGCTCCGAAGTCACGCCGTACTGCGCCATGTAGCGCTGAGCAGCCATGGCGTAGGCGCCGACGACCGTGATGCCATGCGGCGAGTAGTACTGCGCCGGACCGGACGCCGCTACCCGGAGGCCTGTTCCGAGCTTGGATCCGAACTCGGTCCGCTGGGCGCTGCCGTAGACCAGTAACGCCACCTCGCACAGGCCCGCGGAGATCGCGGCGCACGCGTGCTCGACGAAGGACTCCCACGTCCCGCCGCCCAACGACGTCGAGTCGACGTACCTCGGCGAGATCCCCAGATACTCGGGCAGCAGATTGCCGTGCAGAGAGCCCGTGATCGCGCAGCTGAACAGGCCATCGACGTCGGCGAAGGTCAGCCCCGCGTCGCCCAGCGCCGCTGCCGCCGCGTCGTAGTGCAGCCGCAAGCTGGTCTTGCCGGTCTCACGCCCGTACTCGCTGAGACCGACGCCGACGATCGCGCAGGGAGTTCGATTCACGTCACGCCACCGGCAATCTCAGGGCACGGCCCGCGATGATGTTGCGCTGGATCTCGTTGCTCCCGCCGTAGATCGTGGCGATCTGGGCATGGCGGAACGAGTGCTCGAGGTGGCCGCTCACCGGAGCGGACCCATCTGCGCCGGTGAGCAGAGCTGCCGGCCCGACCAGGTCAAGCGCCAGGTGCGAGAGGTCCTTGAAGACGTCGGTGACGAAAAGCTTGAACATCGCGGCCTCGGTATTCGGGATCTCACCCTTCGCGATGATGCAGAAGACGCGGTCGGCCAGCGCCGCGGCCGCCTCAATCTTCGTGTTGACCGCCGAGAGAGCGTGCCGGGTCGCCGACGATTCCAGTCGTCCCGGATCTTCCTGGAGTGCTTCCAACAGGTCGTCGAGCAGACGGCGGGCCTGGCCGACATACCCCCGGATCGAAGCGCGTTCGACGTCGAGGGCGGTCATGACGACGGCCCAGCCGTCGTTCTCAGCACCGACCCGCAGGCGGTCCGGCACGAAGACGTTGTCGTAGAACGTGGCGTTGGTGCGCTCGCCGCCGAAGGTGTCGACCGCTCGGACCTCGAATCCCTCGACGTCGGTCGGCACGAGGAACATCGTGAGCCCGCGGTGCTTGCTCACGGTCGGATCCGTTCGCGCCAACAGGAAAACATAGTCCGCGACGTGCGCGAGAGTGGTGAACATCTTCGCGCCGTTGATCAGGTAACCGCCGTCGACGGGGACCGCCGTCGTCTTGGCAGCAGCGACATCCGAACCGGAATCCGGCTCGGTGTAGCCGAGGGAGATGAGCACCTCTCCCGAGATCACGCGGGGCAGGATCGCCTGCTTCAGCTCTTCGGTTCCCAGCCGCGCGATCGTCAGACCGACCATCTCGGTCACCAACTGGCCGTCGATCGGTGCGCGGCAGTACTGCGCGATCTCCCAGAAGGCGGAGAACTCGGCGGCATCCATGCCGAGCCCGCCGACGTCGGCCGGCCAGGCCGCGCCGATCCACCGCCGTGCCGCGATCGCCTCGTGCAGGCCGGCGTCGTGCAGGGTTCCGTCCTGGTCGACGCGGGCGGTGATCTCGGGGGTGACGTGCGACTCGAAGAACGCCCGGACCTCGGCCGTGAACCCCGAGTCCTGAGCACTATTGCGGAAGTCCATCAGCGTTCCTTCGACGGGGACTGGATACGGAGCGGCAGCGAGTCATCGACCAGATCGGGATCCTTCGCCAGGATCGAGAGCGCCTTCGCGAAACGGAGGAACAGGTGAATGTCGTACTCGAGGGTGAATCCGTAACCGCCGAAGAACTGCAGGCCTTCTTTCGCCGCCAGTTCAGCCGCCTCCGCGCTCTGCAGGAGCGCGAGCGCCGAGTAGTAACGCAGCTGGTCCGCGTCCTGTTCGGCGTCGTACGACGCAGCGCGCAGGACGAGCAGTTCGGCGGCGTCCACGGCAGTGAGCCGGTCGACCATCCGGTGCTGAATCGCCTGGAAGCTGCCGATCGGCCGCCCGAACTGGTGCCTGGTCTGGAGGTGCTCCAGGGTCAGTGCCAGCGCCTGACGCCCCGCGCCCACCAGCTCAGCCGCGCGGAGCAGCCGGAGCTCATGCACGGAGCGGCGGACCAGGGCAGCGGCATCCGGCCGACTCCACAGTACCGGCGCCGCCGCACATTCGACGCGGCCCAACGACAGGCGGCCGACGTTGGCCAGGGGCTGGACCGTCACCTCAGGCGCGCGAAAATCGATCAGCGCCAGTTCCTCACCGATGGCCACGAGAGCGGCGACGGCCACGGAACCACCCCGGGCGTACGGCGCGGGGGCTGTGAGGCGACCGCCGCTGAACGCTCCCCCCGGTGACGCCGTGGCCACCACGACCGGCTCATCGCCGAGCGCGAAGTCGCCGAGGCTGAGGCCGGCCGCGTCCGCCAGCCGGAGAGCCGCGACAGCCTCGGCGTAGGGGATGGGTGCGACACTTCGACCTGCTTCGATCCCGACGAGGGCCGCGTCGAGCAGATTGCCTCCGCCCCCGCCGGGCTCGGATACCGACAGGGTCGCGCCACCCAGGTCCGTGAACTTCTTCCACAAGTCGGCGTCGTGTCCCGACCCCTCGGTCTCCCGCACGCGATTCGGGGTCGCATGCCGGGCGAAGAAGTCCCGGAACGTCTTGACCGTCAGGTCCTGGTAGTCCTCGAGAGAGAGGTCCATGGCAATCTCCAAAGTGGGGCCGTCGCGAGTGCGAGCGGGAGACAAGGTCAACTCACTCAGGCGCGCAGGTCATCGAGGCCGAACGCCGTGATGGCGTTGGACACGAGGAACTTCTCGCGGACCTCGGGCGACAGGCCGAGCGAGTCGACCTGCCCGAGCGGGCGCTGGAAGTCGAGCACTGGCCAGTCACTGGCGTAGATGCACTTGTCCTGACCGAAAGAGGTGAGGAACTTCGTGAACGCCGGCTCGAAGTACTTCGGCAGGCGGGCCGAGGTGTCGATGAAGACGTTCGGGTGCTTCCAAGCCACGTGGATCATCTCGTCCACCCACGGGCTGCCGACGTGCCCGCACACGATTTTCAGCTCGGGGAAGTCGAGCGCGATCTCATCGATCAACAGCGGCTGCCCGGTCCGCGACGGATACAGCGGTCCCGTGCCGCCGACCTGCGTCTGCAGCGCGATGCCCAGTTCCGCGCACTTGGCGTACAGCGGGTAGAAGACGCGATCGGTCGGGTCACGCCAGAGTGCGAACGCCTCCATCTTGAAACCGCACACCGGGTAGTTGCGGACCAAGGCCTCCAAGTCCGCGAGGGCTCGCACGATGGACGTCTGGGTGGGGTCTGTCCACACCACGGCACGCAACCGGTCCGGCCAACGTTCCATTGCCTCCAGCACCAGATGCATGGGCACCATGGGCCCGCCCGAGATCAGCGAGATGTCCACCTGTGCGGCGTCCATCTCCTCCATCATGACCTCGAGCGAAATCCCGTCCTGCAGTCGTGAAGCCTGCCCATACTGCTTGAAAACGTGGAGAGCCCGGTCGGGCAGCCCCTCGACCACCTCTTTGGTCCACGGCTGGATCCAGGCGTCGATGACCTTTGGGCGCGTCATTCCCACTCCATTCCCACGAGTCCGTACGGCCGCTGCTCGAGCTCCTGGTCGAGCACGGTGTAGATGTGCTTGGGTTCGGTGTATTCCAGGGCCGCTTCGGCGGACAGCTCGCGCCCGATCCCGCTCTGCTTGAAGCCACCGAAGGGCCCCTTGGAGGACACCGCTCCGAAGTCGTTCACCCAAACCGTCCCGGCGGAAATCCGCGCCGCGACGTCACGCGCCGCCCGGACGTTGGTGCCCCATACGACTGCCCCAAGTCCGTAGATGCTGTCGTTCGCGATCGCCACCGCATCCGCGACAGTGTCGTAGCGGATGACCGACAGCACCGGCCCGAAGATCTCCTCCTGGGCGACGCGCATGTCGTTGCGGACGTCGACCAGCACGGTGGGCTCGTAGTAGTACCCGCCGCCGAGGCCTTCGACCCGACGGCCGCCCACCAGGATCTTGGCGCCTTCCTCCAACGCGGAGGCGACGAACGCTTCGATCTTCTCCAACTGGGCCCGACTGATCACCGGGCCGATGTCGGAGGCATAGTCGTCCGCCGGCCCAACCTGGATGACCGACGCCCGCTCCCGGAGCAGATCCACGACCTCGTCGTACCGCGCCGACGGCACCAGCATCCGGGTCGTGCACACGCACCCCTGGCCGGCGTGGACCATCGAACCGAACAGCGTCCCTCGCACCACCATCTCGGCGTCGGCATCAGGAAGCATGATGCTCGGCGACTTGCCCCCGAGCTCGAGCGTGACGCGTTTGACGGTGTCCGCCGCCTTGGCCATCACGAGCTTTCCGACCGCCGTACTTCCCGTGAAGGAAATCTTGTTGACATCCGGGTGTTCGACGAGCCGTTCGCCGACCTCGATATCACCATGCACGATGTTCACGACCCCGGGCGGAAAGCCGGCTTCCTCGCACGCCCGCGCCAGTTCACCGGCGGCTCGTGGGGTCAGCGGCGACGGCTTGAGCACAACGGTGTTACCCATCGCCACAGCCGGCGCCAGCTTCCAGATGTTCATGAACAAGGGAAAGTTGTAAGGGGTGAAACCGACGCACACGCCGATCGGCTCCCGATGCACTTCGCTGATGCCGAAGGTCGGTGCGTGGTCGATGGTGTTCCCAGTGGGTCGGAGCAGCAGGGCTTGCTCCGCGAAGTCCTGCAGTTGGCCGATTGGTGTTCCGACCTGCATCATCTCGGTCAGGCGAACTGGGCACCCGGCATCCTCGGTGACCAGCCTGATAAAGATGTCGGTGCGCGCGGACAGTGCCTCCGCCAGCCGGAGCAGGGTGTCGCGCCGTTGCTCCGGACGCAGACGCGGCCACGGGCCATGATCGAAAGCCCGCCGGGCGGCGGCCACTGCCCGGTCTGCGTCCTGGGCGCCGCCGTCCGCGACCTCCGCGATAACGTTGCCGGTCGAAGGATTGCGAACCTCGCGCCATCGGCCGGTGGTTGAGGGGCTCCACTCGCCGTCGATGTACATCAGTTCCTGATGCATGCCACGCACTCCTCCCACGTCAACCGCCGGCGCCCGCAGCGGGCAGTCAGCTGAACTCGATCTTCGTCATCGAGTCGAGGATGTGACTGAACGCCGACATGTTCTTCAACAGGACCGACATCTTCCCCTGCACCTTGAGCTGACCCCGGGTCATCGCGGCGGTCGGACTGGTGCGCTTTTCGAGAACCGCGCGCCACGTCTCGGGATCGCCGGAGATGACGAAATCGGCCGGTTCGGCGTCCGGAGAGGCCAACTCACGAACATCCATGACCTTGCCCGCGTCGAACCGCACCAGGAACGCTTTGTCGACCGGCGCCCGGTACTCGAACACCATGGTGTAGGTGATGTTCTTGCCCTTGTCGGCCCACTCGGGATCCGCGTTGAGCAGCTCCGCCATCGCTTCGTACACCTGCACCGTTCCGAATTGCACCATGTCGTTCCCTTCCCGGATCTGAAGACTCCCCCAAAGCTGGGGGTGTTAGGACGAAGACTTGCCGGCGAAGAACTCGTCGCGGAGGTCGAAGGCCTTGGTGACCCCGTTCTGTGCCCGGGTCCGGACGAAGTTGAACTCGTCCTTCTCGAACCGCAAATTGGTGCCATAGGCGTGGAGCAGAGAGCTACAGATCTCGGACAAACCGAGGCCCATGCTCTCTTCGACCAAGCGGTAGCACTCCTTCGCGATGACAATGCCATCCGCTGGCATGCGCGCAACGGTCGCAGCCAGTTCCTCAGTTGCCGACTCGAGTTCGCTGGGCGCGACAAAACGTGTGAAGCATCCGTGGGGCGCCAACTCATCCGAGAGCGCGATACGCCCCGTGAGAAGAAGATCCTTCGCGAGTACCGGCCCCAACCGGTAGAAGAACAAGTGAAGGTTTCCGAGCACCGGCCCGAGAAAGCGCGTAGCCGGCATCCCGACCTTCGTGCCCTCCGCCACGACCGTCAGGTCACAGCTCATGAGGAACTCAAAGCCACCACCCAGAGCGAAACCTTCGACCTGAGCAATCGTCACTTTGTTGTGGAACAGCAGCTCGTGATACTGACCGAAGGTCTTACGGTCGACGGTGAGACGCCGCCGCTGGCTGGGCCGCCGGTCGTCGCCTGGCGTGTTGTACCACTCGTAGACCTCGTTCATGTCCTGTCCGGACGAGAAGGCACCGCCGTTGCCCTTGAGGATGATGACCTTGATGTCGTCGTCCTCGGCCGCGTCGTTCAGGTACTCGCACATGAGGTCGTACATGTGCATCGTCAGCGCGTTGAGCTTGTCCGGACGATTGAACGTCAGGCGCGCGATGTGTGTCTTGGGGTCCTTGCTGTACAGCACGGGGTCAGTCACGACAGCTCGCTTCCTGAGTCGAACGAGGGAGACGGCAACAGGCGTGTTGCTTCGGCACGCATCACTTTGCCACTGACATTGCGGGGCAGTTCGGGGACCAAGTGAACGGCCCGGGGAGCCTTGTAGTGCGAGAGTTGAGAACGAACGTGCGTGATCAACGTTTGTTCGAGGGCGTCGGTCGCCTCGGCGGCCGCGTCGTTGGTTGGAACGACGAACGCATGGGGCGCCTCGCCGAGGCGATCGTCCGGCAGCCCGGCGACCATTACATCGAGGACGCTCGGATGTTCGCGCAGCGTGTCCTCCACCTCCTCAGGCAGGATCTTGAAGCCGCCGCAGACGATGACATCGGTCCGGCGTCCCACCAGCCAGACGAAACCGTCGTCGTCGAGGTACCCGAGGTCGCCAGTGCGAAGGTAACCCCCCTCGAGGTACTTCTCGTCCGCTGTCCCCGCGAGGTAACCCGTCATGCCGAAGGGTGTGCGCACACACAGCTCACCCACGTCGCCTGCAGGCACGGGCGTCAAGTTCTCATCGATGAACAGCACGGCGACTCCGGGGTGGGGACGGCCGACGGATCCGACCTTCGTCGATCCGAAAGCCTTGAGGTCGGCGGCGTTCCAGCCGATCACCTCGCCCGCAGTCTCGGTCTGACCATACGCGTTCAGGACAGCAATGCCGTAGGCCTCGAAGAACCGACGCGCAACCCTCGCGGGGAGGGGTGCCGAGCCGCTCCTGACGAATCGGAGATCCGCGAGGTCCTCGGCCGGAACCTCCGCATCCAGCACCATCTGGATCATGGTGGGGTTGAGTACCACCGATCGGATCGTCCGTTCCTTGACAATGCGGACGAACGACTCCACCGCGAAACGCGGCATGAGGATGACCTCGCGGCCGTTGCGGAAAGCAAGGAGGACGTTGTATAGGCCGGCCACATGGGCCAGCGGAAACGCCACCAGATTCGGTGCACCCCCGCCGCCTTGTGACGCCCGCGCCCCCAGCATGCGCAGGACAGACTCCAGCGCACCCGTCAGTGCCTCATGCGAGAGCAGCACCGCCTTGGGCGCACCGCTGGTGCCGGAGGTGTGGAGCACCAACGCAGTCCCTGCCGGCGCCGTCGTCGCGTCATCGCTGCGTTCCGCGCGACCATAGGTGGCCCAGGTGCCCGCCGCGATCACGACTGCGTCCGGAAGTACCGCGGCGATGCCCTCCGCGTGATCGGGTGCAGTGATCACCGCCGCCGGATCGAGCACACGCAGAGCCTTGTCGCGGTCCTTCATTCCGAGCGCCGTGTTGACCGGGGCGATCGCGACGCCCGCCGACCAGGCGCCGAGAATGACGGAAACCACCTCCAGCCCGTTCGGCAGGTGAACGGCGACGAGGTCGCCTGGACGAATCCGACACGACTCGAGCCGTTCACGAAACCGCTGGGCGCGCTCCCGAACCTCGCCGCGCGAGAGCGTGACGCCCTCGCAGGTCACGCACGGGCTGTTGGGGTCGATCTCCTCCGCGAGCACGAACGAACTGACGTTGTGCTCCGCATCGGAGCGCATTGACAGACTCACGCCGGCTCCACGGCCGTGGTCGAGTGGCGCAGTGCCATCGAACAATCGTTCCCCTCGGTAGAGCGGTGCTCGCTGGGGCCCTTGCCCCGCTGGGGTGGACGGATCATCGGGCGCCGGGCGTGAAGGTCAACGGCAGGGTGTCGACGCCGCGGACATGTCCCAGATGGCGCACGATCTTGGATCCCTCGGAGACGCGGTAATCCGGCATCCGCCGGTGAATCTCCTCGAAGACGATCCGTAGCTCCAGTCGGGCCAAGTGCGAGCCCAGGCACCGATGTGCCCCGGCTCCGAACGCGAGGTGCCGGTTGGGGTCGCGATCGAGGATGACGGTGTTCGCGTCCTCGAACTCCGCCGAGTCGCGTCCGGTGGCCCCACAGAGCAACATCACTCGGTCGCCCTCACGCAGGGTGACACCGTGCATCTCGACGTCACGCGTGATGCGCCGGCCAGGAGCGATCGGCGATTCCCACCGCATGAGTTCTTCGACGGCCAACGGGATCGCGCTGGGGTCGTCGATGAGCTTCTGCCGCTCGTCGGGATGTTCGGCCAGCCAGGCGATCCCGTTGGACAGCACGCTCTTGGTCGTATCCAACCCCGCGATCAGGAGCAGGAAAACGATGTCGAGAACCTCGAACTGCGAGAGTTCACGCTCCCCTGCGAAGCGCGCGTCGAGCAGTGCGCTGACGAGGTCATCGCCCCGATGTTCGGTGCGAGCATCCACGATCTCCGCGAAGTACGTGTACAGCGCTAGGCCCGCCTCCTCGCGGAGCGCCGTCGATGCCTCGGGGTCACCCGGGACGCCGCGAATGATGTCGTCGGTCCACTTCAGGAACGTGGGAGCGTCCTCCAACGGCCACCCCATCAGGGTGAGGAAGGCTCGGGTGGGGAACGGATTCGCCAACTCCGCCACGAATTCGCACGATCCCCTCTCGATGAAGGCGTCGATCAGTTCGGTGACCAATGCCCGCAGCTGCCCTTCGAGGGGGTTGATACGCCCGGGACCGAACAGGGGCGCAAGAATGCGCCGGTAGTACGCATGGTCCGGCGGGTCGATCTCCAGCGGGATCATCGGCCGGTCCTGTCCCAGGTTCTCCGGGATGGCATTCGGGTTCGACGAGAAGATCTCCGGGTTGTCGTAGGCGAACCGAACATCCTCGTAGCGCGACAGCACCCAGTAGCCGCCATGGCCCTCCGCCCGCCCGAGGGGGCACTTGGCCCGAAACTCCTCGTACAAAGGATAGGGATCGTCTGCGATCGCCGGGTCGTGCACGTCGAAACGGCGCATCGCCTCCGGCATCTCGAACGGAAGGGGCGCCGTCGGCTCGGACTCATCGAGAGCGGTCATTCCGGTCCTCCTTTGGACTTCACGGCGTCACCCGAGAGCGCGCTCGCCGCGCGCGGGGAACTATGGACGCACGCGTCTACCCTAGAGCAATGAGATAACTGTTTGCAATAATCTGCCGGACGCAAGGGGGAGGTACCCCAACTGTGCGCCCCGGTCCCCAGGAACAGCCGTTGGGAACGGCAGGAGCCGCTGACTGGCTGGCCGGACGATCATCATGTCGGGCGAAAGTCCTGGACCGGGCCGGCGGGAACTCGGCACGGCGCCAGGAGGG of the Sporichthya polymorpha DSM 43042 genome contains:
- a CDS encoding enoyl-CoA hydratase/isomerase family protein: MTTRSEVTTAQHDGYVTLTLNAPERRNALTIPMVQELTAAIGSAAQDPVNHAVVLTGAGTVFCSGADRNMISELTELAPEAIATRVYGHFQGLVRAIVDAEVPIVAAVNGAALGAGCDLALACDCRLVTPGARFEETWIRLGLLPGMGAMSLLAPLVGLGTARNMLYRAESIDGTRAYELGLAEAVTEAESLEELVGQWITPLTTAPRSALSSLKRGTRRATLRFLEDDLDFVSSRQGMRIASDDVRSRLASLVTSGVGR
- a CDS encoding acyl-CoA dehydrogenase family protein, with product MSGVALTTEQEQLRASFRDFVDDRVVPVARDIDSNNTWPSDLWHDIRKLGVTGVAFPPEVDGDGGSFLDFVLMIEELARGSAAVALLPAMNVLVASALMAHGSRSLQERYVPRLVRGEIKACWAFTEPATGSDPTAITTCAEKNGDEWVITGGKTFISHSSVADIAVVFCRTGERLTAIVVETDQAGYQAGPRCDLLGLRGADTGEVWLQAATAPLDNTVGDVGDGMAVLVAVESEAKVRGAAMCVGMARAALDASLTYGLQREHRGVPIAKKFPTVQALIADVHAQVESARWLTYRVASMRDSSLDPAADSDFVCMAATAKLVASQAGVRAASQAMQVHGAYGYVNESAISRIYRDVKAYEMIQGTVEIQRVIVARELLRRTRIA
- a CDS encoding Zn-ribbon domain-containing OB-fold protein, whose product is MADVKRVLPAVDAESREFWEAAARGEFAYKRCVSCGRAHWYPRPHCPYCHADGTTWESTAGGGTVYTFTVIRQNSSSAFRDWVPYAMGMVDLDGGPRVFARFVGDISGLAVGSRVEVSHERVGDVDVPVFVTAAEVP
- a CDS encoding acetyl-CoA acetyltransferase, which encodes MNRTPCAIVGVGLSEYGRETGKTSLRLHYDAAAAALGDAGLTFADVDGLFSCAITGSLHGNLLPEYLGISPRYVDSTSLGGGTWESFVEHACAAISAGLCEVALLVYGSAQRTEFGSKLGTGLRVAASGPAQYYSPHGITVVGAYAMAAQRYMAQYGVTSEQLAEVAVTMRRNAGRNPGAMYRDPITVDDVLSSRLIADPLHMLDCCVVTDGGGAVVITSAARARDLAATPVHVKGAASAFSHDSIVAMDDMTYLAPAARASDRALEMAGLQIADIDLLQVYDSYTITVLLTLEALGLCKPGEAGDFVAGGRLGYDGSLPTNTDGGGLSSNHPGMRGIFLLIEAVLQLRRTAGPWQVERPLTTALCNGTGGQLSACSAVVLSVEA
- a CDS encoding acyl-CoA dehydrogenase family protein produces the protein MDFRNSAQDSGFTAEVRAFFESHVTPEITARVDQDGTLHDAGLHEAIAARRWIGAAWPADVGGLGMDAAEFSAFWEIAQYCRAPIDGQLVTEMVGLTIARLGTEELKQAILPRVISGEVLISLGYTEPDSGSDVAAAKTTAVPVDGGYLINGAKMFTTLAHVADYVFLLARTDPTVSKHRGLTMFLVPTDVEGFEVRAVDTFGGERTNATFYDNVFVPDRLRVGAENDGWAVVMTALDVERASIRGYVGQARRLLDDLLEALQEDPGRLESSATRHALSAVNTKIEAAAALADRVFCIIAKGEIPNTEAAMFKLFVTDVFKDLSHLALDLVGPAALLTGADGSAPVSGHLEHSFRHAQIATIYGGSNEIQRNIIAGRALRLPVA
- a CDS encoding acyl-CoA dehydrogenase family protein, which translates into the protein MDLSLEDYQDLTVKTFRDFFARHATPNRVRETEGSGHDADLWKKFTDLGGATLSVSEPGGGGGNLLDAALVGIEAGRSVAPIPYAEAVAALRLADAAGLSLGDFALGDEPVVVATASPGGAFSGGRLTAPAPYARGGSVAVAALVAIGEELALIDFRAPEVTVQPLANVGRLSLGRVECAAAPVLWSRPDAAALVRRSVHELRLLRAAELVGAGRQALALTLEHLQTRHQFGRPIGSFQAIQHRMVDRLTAVDAAELLVLRAASYDAEQDADQLRYYSALALLQSAEAAELAAKEGLQFFGGYGFTLEYDIHLFLRFAKALSILAKDPDLVDDSLPLRIQSPSKER
- a CDS encoding amidohydrolase family protein, whose amino-acid sequence is MTRPKVIDAWIQPWTKEVVEGLPDRALHVFKQYGQASRLQDGISLEVMMEEMDAAQVDISLISGGPMVPMHLVLEAMERWPDRLRAVVWTDPTQTSIVRALADLEALVRNYPVCGFKMEAFALWRDPTDRVFYPLYAKCAELGIALQTQVGGTGPLYPSRTGQPLLIDEIALDFPELKIVCGHVGSPWVDEMIHVAWKHPNVFIDTSARLPKYFEPAFTKFLTSFGQDKCIYASDWPVLDFQRPLGQVDSLGLSPEVREKFLVSNAITAFGLDDLRA